The Rhodamnia argentea isolate NSW1041297 chromosome 10, ASM2092103v1, whole genome shotgun sequence sequence TTGGACACCTTTTGTCTTGTGGCCATATTTATAGGCCAGGTTTGAAGTTTTAGGCCGAATTGCAGTTAAAACCATCACCTACTTTCtctaagttttttcaatttcatctcCACCTTTTTAGATTGGGGTAATAAATCCCCCTCCTTGCCTTCCGAACTCGTATCAAATatcgaaaacccaaaaaaaaaaaagggatatcgAATCTCTCCCAAGAAAGGTTGGAACTTGGAAAGGAATTCAAGCCGGCTCGCTTTTCTCCTCACGGTGGTCGTCGAGTTCTCTTCCATCAACCCACGCCCACCTTTCTATTCGTGTTGAAAACGAAGGTCGTTTTGTAGAAAATTGTGTTGGTAATTCCAgattcttattttttcctttgactTATGATTTTCATGGTGTTCGGTCAACTTATTACGTTCGTTTGTGCTTTGCTGAGCTATGGTCACTTCAATTTGTGGTTTCTGGGTTTGCTGGTTGTACCGGCCTCAGTGTAAGTTGAGAATATGCAGGTTAAGAAAGCGCGTGTTAAGGAAAAAATAGTATTAAAGCAAGAGGATGTGTTCAATTGCTTGATGTTGGAGGTTTGAGAAGCGATGACATATTTGCCTTTTCTGCAAGTTTTGAGTTGGTGAATTGTGGAGACCGGGCTTTGATTGACGAAAGATGCATGCCCTATGAATAAAACATGGAGCCTTTGTTTATTTCACGAAGGatcaatgatttgaaaaataaatttttttagaagcaACCGCttgtattaattaaaattagttaatgaaaaaagttttcaaTATTGATAAAAATTCACGCTTAAATATTTCcatgaataataaaaatatttatcgtTTATTGATTTTTGTAAGTCGTATAAAtgattagttttagaaaaaatatttttcaaatcattcattttttacaaaacaaatagGGGTGAGATGTTCCGGGCCAATTGGAACCTACTTGTTGGAATCGATTTcccaacttttgaaacatgaaaCCTATAACTTATACCATCTGACATGTGATATTCTTTCTTGTCAGGTTTTGTTTCAAAAGCTCCAATGTTTGACTTAGCTTTCACTTGTGTTTTTAAATgaacgattaaaaaaaaaattcggtatATTTCAGGTCACATCTAATTACCATTCATTAAATGAACGATTACAACGATCATTCTCTGACTATAATCCATTGATCGCGATTCATATTTATCACATTTAGAAAtacgaaaaatataaataatttaaaagtctCAGCTATTGATATCGCTGAAAATAGAAGTTCGAACTATTGATTTTAGATTATACTCATTACTAAACACTATAGAATATTGCATGACTATTGATTTTGGATTTTACTTGGAATCACGCTCATCCTTACAAGCAAATGGAGCGTGAGGGAATTTCTTTTGTGTGGACAAACATGCCCTTAAACTAAAAGGGAACAATTTTGGGATGCCCCAAAAGTGTGGGGGGTCAAATTGGAAGTTTCCCTTTGGTCCCTCTAAAAACCCtgatttcccttctttttttttttttttttgccgattatTGTGATTTTTGACTTCGACTATTGCGGTGCAGCTTATTCCTCCCTGCAGACCACGACTGACGCAATCGACGCCACAGCCTAGCCACCGCGCCTCCATCCATCTCGCTGCCGACCGCCGTACAAGCAGGAGGCCCGGCGAGTCGCAGCCAGGAGGGAGACTCTTTTTCGTTCCACGCTTAACATTCACAGCCGATATATCACTTCTGTCGTGTCCTCACGCGTCGGACGACACCTCTGTCCGACTCGCTGAGTGCTCGACGCTGACTCGCTCGATTTTTCACCCTGGCCAGGTCTGTACAAATCTCCACGAGGTTTTGCTTTCTCTGGCAACTTGGAGCTCCGATGACTTAGCTGCTCTCGTCCCTGTTGAGTATCATATTGCTCCCAACTGGGAGAACTTTCTTGCTACGCTCCTATTAATGTTCATCTCTCTTGCATAACCATTGATAGATATTTGGTGAGAAAGGAGCAATAGAACTCGTATAGATCGTGAGGTTGGTAATGGATAGGCTAAATCATATAGTTTTCTAGGCTCTGTTCAATTGACATTGGATATGGACATCCAATCTTgtctttcatttctttcctaTAATATTGTCAATTTCTTATAAGCCTGTCTTTTCTACACGACCCGTATCCTTAACAGTTCCTGGATTCCTCTGCAGTTGACTAGTTGTCCTTGACGAAGATAAACCTATTGCAACTCAAAAGCATTGAACTGTATAATCTTTGTAGGTAATGGAACCATGGAGTCAAATGTGATGCGTGATGCTGTAGAGATTGAAGAAGAATATGTCCTACTTGATCTTGACTCTGTCTCTGAGCAGTTCGACATTCTGCCAAATGCACCATATGTCTTATCTGTATGTGTTCAGACTTGCAAACTTACGTTGTTTAGCAGTTTTCTGGCTTTATATCTGTGGTTTTTAATCAGCTCATGGTGATCAGATATGCGGTTTCTAGCTACAGCTCTATCGAGTGCTTAACCAAAATACTGTGGGGCCTATGGTCTATGGTACAATAATCACTGGATAGACAATGTGCTTGAACCAAAAATAGATGGAACATGCTATTACTTGGCATCAGTATgtcctttccactgttgatGTTCTACTATCTTAAAAATCATTTGATTAAGACTTGAAACACTCTCCAGCCACCAAACATGCTAGCAGGTTCATTGGCCTTTTAACACTGTCTCATAGTCGTAGATTGGCCATCTCCTTTTGAGCTAGCAGAATGTTTTCGTTGAccatttgcttcttttttggttccTCCATGGAAACTTATGTTCATTGCCATTCATCGAGTCAGATTGTTTATCAATGAATATTTTCTGTATTGCAGGGTTTGGATACATTGAGTCCCATATTGGTCATTGATAACAAATTGAAGCTGGTAAGCTCTTTTTCAAATTcacatgttttatttttttggcggGAACCGAGATAAGAAATTTTGTGATGCATAGTTTCTTCTGAGAGTTGTTTCTTTCTAGCAGTTCGTGTCCTGACATATGGTCGGGTTTTTTACTTGTTGTAACCATTTTATAACATGCCTTCTCCTTCCATTCCTCCATCTCTTCCCTAAATTTATTCAGAGTGACTATATATGCAGCAGTAAATAATGATGAAATCATTGATATGTTAAATTATTTGCAGCCAGTAGAATATGAGGCCCTGAATCTGTAGCATCATCTCATGATCGATAATGCTTTTCGATTTAGTTAATTGCAAAAGTAGACCTAAACCTGATGTAAACATGTAACTGTAGCTAATTTTGTCAATAAACTTAGTATATTGGTTCAACATATGTTTTATTTGTTGTTCCTTCATATTAGATGTGGTAAGTTAATGCACCTCAATCTGTTAAAAGCAGAATAGCATGGTTAAATGTGATTAATTATTCAGAATTCTGTCTATATACTCCAAAATTTATGTATTTATAATGACATGGCAGGTGCAGAACATAGTTGCATGGATTGTAGTAGTCAAATTGGTTCAGTTCTATACCTTTCTTATCAACAGATTTTTTTAACAGCAGATTCAGTTATGTATGTAGACAATTAAAGTGACTCAATGAGATGTTAATAGTTAAAAACATGTATATTTTTAGTGAAGTGTTACAAAGTCGCATATAATGCTTGCATATTATATTGTCTTGTGCCATAAGCTGGCATTATTATCTAAAACTAATTGTGTATTGTACATAGTTTCATAAGATTATCTTTTACATGGAAACAACATTCGCATGCCCTTGGATAAATTTGTCTGTTTCACGAATAAAAGCTAAAATGGTTCATTATTTGAAAGCAAAGATTTTCACTTTTCAGaatcaagaaattatttttgttgaaTTCTTAAGGGAGAACATATGTCCTAGTTTCATGTGCAATGCGTGTGTGTTTTGTTGAAGTATTGTATGACTTGGTGGTTTATCTATGTTATTGCCCTGCTTCATAACAATGGTTTCAAACCGGGGCCGGACTGGCTAATTCAACAGGTTGGATCTGAACCAGACCATGATCCTTTCCGGTTTTTCTCAATTAGTTGTACTGGTCAAACCCGGTGTATTCCTAATTCAACCATTTAACCCAGTTCTGGCCACTGGTATGACTGGATCTTTGACTAAGTTTTTGacttagtgaaaaaaaaattgatgacctGAGGCAAGAATGAATCGACCCACTGACCTCTTGTGGATGGAAGAACACCTTATCCATTGGGGTAGATGCTCATGATGTTGTAAGTGGGCATAATAAACACTCACACACATATTCGTGTGTGTATAATTGTAGTAGTAAATTCTCCAACTTTGTTGACTAGCAAGGGTCCCATCGGTTGGGCGGTGAACTTGAACTAATGCCGGTTCTTTGACTGGTTCGGTGTAAACACACTGTTATATAGAatgcattttgctttcatttcaATTATCTTTTCTAATTTCAGTGTACTTCCAATTCACAAGAGTAAAATAGTCATCTTGTGATGTTATCCTGAAACAGGTGAAAAGACTCTTGTTTCAGGCACGCACGTGGCATTTTTCTTCTTGAGATGAAGAGACTCTTGTTTGCAACCACACTCATGTCATGTCATATCCTTTTTACATGGTTATATTACCTCAATGAAAGAGTTGGACTTAGCGTCAGTATTACCTTGGTTTCACAACCATAATTGTATTGAAGAAACGCTAGTGAGTCTTATTGGGAAAACATTCAGCTTCATGTTAGTATTCGCCCCTATCTACGGAAGTCTTCTTTTGCTCTATCTCTGAGTGAATTGTTGATATTACCTTTGCTCTAAATCCATTTCGTAGTTATGTTTGGTGTACTGCATGCAATGTAAAACGTGCATAATTTTACTTAAGTattttcatgtaattgtgagATTTCACGTGGACTTGAATTTAGTTGCTCTTTAACTTATGCTTTCCTTTGGTGCAGATTGGGCATTATGAGGAAACAATAGGAACATGTATTGCTCTTACCGAAGAGGGTGAGTCTTCTTTGATAAGAGGATCTTATGCGTTAAAAAGCATGAGGGATTCCATTAACTTTTAGTTTTCTGGCTTTCAGGAAGTTTGATATACGGACATCTTTTCCAT is a genomic window containing:
- the LOC125312443 gene encoding uncharacterized protein LOC125312443 isoform X1, which translates into the protein MESNVMRDAVEIEEEYVLLDLDSVSEQFDILPNAPYVLSGLDTLSPILVIDNKLKLVQNIVAWIVVVKLIGHYEETIGTCIALTEEGESSPIVPEEIGPSEVNKSSGRCNMNPNLCPSKQVKPVACIDKILKFKLLVDTNVPDASAQP
- the LOC125312443 gene encoding uncharacterized protein LOC125312443 isoform X2, coding for MESNVMRDAVEIEEEYVLLDLDSVSEQFDILPNAPYVLSGLDTLSPILVIDNKLKLVQNIVAWIVVVKLIGHYEETIGTCIALTEEDTSPIVPEEIGPSEVNKSSGRCNMNPNLCPSKQVKPVACIDKILKFKLLVDTNVPDASAQP
- the LOC125312443 gene encoding uncharacterized protein LOC125312443 isoform X3, giving the protein MESNVMRDAVEIEEEYVLLDLDSVSEQFDILPNAPYVLSGLDTLSPILVIDNKLKLIGHYEETIGTCIALTEEGESSPIVPEEIGPSEVNKSSGRCNMNPNLCPSKQVKPVACIDKILKFKLLVDTNVPDASAQP
- the LOC125312443 gene encoding uncharacterized protein LOC125312443 isoform X4, with product MESNVMRDAVEIEEEYVLLDLDSVSEQFDILPNAPYVLSGLDTLSPILVIDNKLKLIGHYEETIGTCIALTEEDTSPIVPEEIGPSEVNKSSGRCNMNPNLCPSKQVKPVACIDKILKFKLLVDTNVPDASAQP